The region ACGGTGTGAAGAGTTATTGAATTATGGTGGACTTGGTCATACTGCAGCATTACACACAACCGATGACAATTTAATTACTGAGTTTGGACTTCGTATGAAGGCATGTCGTATTTTGGTTAATACACCATCAGCCATTGGTGGTATTGGTAATATCTATAACAATATGGTTCCATCATTAACATTAGGAACAGGATCATATGGTAAAAACTCAATTTCACATAACGTAACAGATTTTGATTTACTAAATATTAAAACAATAGCTAAGCGTCGCAATAATATGCAGTGGGTGAAGCTCCCCCCAAAAGTATACTTCGAGCGAAACTCGATTCGTTATTTGGAGACAATGGAAGGTATTAAGAAAGCATTTATCGTTTGTGACCCTGGAATGATGAAGTTAGGTTTTACCGACCGCGTTGTTGCCGAATTAAACAAACGTGTTGACGCTCCTGAAATTGAAATTTTCTCTGATGTTGAACCTAACCCTTCAACTAATACAGTTTATCGTGGTGTTGATCAAATGCGCTCGTTTGAACCAGATACAATTATTGCGCTTGGTGGTGGTTCAGCGATGGATGCTGCTAAGGGCATGTGGTTATTCTATGAACATCCAGAGGCATCATTCATGGCCGCAAAACAGAAGTATTTAGATATTCGTAAACGTACCTATAAAGTACCAACCCCAAGTAAGGCTAAGTATATCGGTATTCCAACAACATCAGGTACTGGATCAGAAGTTACACCATTTGCTGTTATTACGGATTCGGAAACCCATGTTAAATATCCAATTGCTGATTATGCCTTAACACCAGATGTTGCAATCGTGGATTCTCAATTTATCGAAACTGTACCACCACGCACAACAGCGCTAACAGGACTAGATGTGATCTGTCATGCAACTGAATCATTTGTATCTGTGATGGCAACGGATTACACAAAGGGATGGTCACTACAAGCCCTTAAATTAGCATTTAAATATTTGAAGCCTGCGTATGATGGTGACTTGGTAGCTCGTCAAAAAATGCACGATGCTTCAACAATTGCTGGTATGGCCTTTGCTAATGCGTTCTTAGGAATTAATCATTCAATCGCTCACAAGCTTGGTGGTGAGTTCGACTTACCACATGGTTTGTGTATTGCAATGACATATCCACATGTTATTCGCTACAACGCTAAGACACCTCGTAAGTTGGCTATGTGGCCACTGTATGAACACTTTACGGCTGATGAAGATTATGCTGAAATTGCTCGCTACCTTGGGTTAAAGGGTCGAACAACGGAAGAACTAGTTGAAAGCCTCTCACAGGCCTATATCGATTTGGCACACAGCATGGATGTAAACTTGAGCTTGAAAGGTAATGGCGTTACTAAAGAACATTTTGATAAATCTGCGCAAAAATTAGCCGAGTTATCATATGAAGATCAATGCACACCGGCTAACCCTAAAGAGCCACTTATTTCTGAGTTGAAAGAAATTATCGACAAGGAATATGAAGGCATTGATGTTGAATAGCAATAAGTAATTAAAATCTGGTTTTGGAGGGACTATTTCCCTCTAAACCAGTTTTTTGTTTGTCCCTTAACTATTTTTAAAATGAGAATTAGTTTAATTTTAATAAAACTCGATTATTAAAAACTGTATTCATATAAATTACTTATATTATTCATAATTTATCCCTGAATATTAATCTAATCTTCACAGTGTCACAGTATAATTATCCATATTAAGTACAAATGTAATATTTTACGAGAAAGGAAATGTGATCTATGACAAAGAAGCCCTTAATTTCAGTGATTTTACCCGTTTATAATGCTAAAAAAACGCTGAAAAAATGTATTGAAAGCATCCTTGGACAAAAATATTCGAATTTTGAACTAATTATTGTTGATGATGGTTCGACGGACG is a window of Pediococcus claussenii ATCC BAA-344 DNA encoding:
- the adhE gene encoding bifunctional acetaldehyde-CoA/alcohol dehydrogenase, giving the protein MVSRSHVALDKLESFTQEQVDKICEAVALAGLENHMKLAKMAVEETGRGVVEDKAIKNIYASEYIWNSIRNDKTVGIINDDDEKQIIEIAEPLGVIAGVTPVTNPTSTVVFKTLLALKTRNTIIFGFHPQAQKSCVETGKILEKAAVEAGAPENSIQWIEEPSIEATNALMNNDGVASVLATGGPGMVKAAYSTGKPALGVGPGNGPAYIEKSANIKRSVNDIVLSKTFDNGMVCASENSAVVDAEIYNEVKKEFQALGCYFVKKSEIDALSETVMDPERHTVRGPIAGKSAFTIAKMAGIDVPEDTKVLIAEINGVGVDYPLSGEKLSPVLSMYKVKGHDEAFERCEELLNYGGLGHTAALHTTDDNLITEFGLRMKACRILVNTPSAIGGIGNIYNNMVPSLTLGTGSYGKNSISHNVTDFDLLNIKTIAKRRNNMQWVKLPPKVYFERNSIRYLETMEGIKKAFIVCDPGMMKLGFTDRVVAELNKRVDAPEIEIFSDVEPNPSTNTVYRGVDQMRSFEPDTIIALGGGSAMDAAKGMWLFYEHPEASFMAAKQKYLDIRKRTYKVPTPSKAKYIGIPTTSGTGSEVTPFAVITDSETHVKYPIADYALTPDVAIVDSQFIETVPPRTTALTGLDVICHATESFVSVMATDYTKGWSLQALKLAFKYLKPAYDGDLVARQKMHDASTIAGMAFANAFLGINHSIAHKLGGEFDLPHGLCIAMTYPHVIRYNAKTPRKLAMWPLYEHFTADEDYAEIARYLGLKGRTTEELVESLSQAYIDLAHSMDVNLSLKGNGVTKEHFDKSAQKLAELSYEDQCTPANPKEPLISELKEIIDKEYEGIDVE